The following nucleotide sequence is from Candidatus Poribacteria bacterium.
CGAGGCGGCGTTCGGCTACGTCATGGAGCTCGACGAGCAAGAGGCGGAGCGTCCAGCGACCGGTGGGTTGCCGGTGCAGTCGGATGCCATCGTCAAGCTGGTCGAAGCCGCCACTCAGCCCGTGGGGGAGGCGATCGACCTGTTGCGCGCCCAACTCGCCGTCAAAGACCAGCGGATCGCTGAGCTCGAAGCGCACATCGAGCGGCTGCAAGGTCAGGTCTCCCAACTCGCGACCCAAGTCGCCGAGAGCGCCTCGTCTCAGAACGCCGCGTGGCAGGAGTTCATCCGCCAGCACACAGAGCAGCTCGCCACGCTCGCCACCGCGCGGATGAACACGCGCGACGAGACTCCCCGCCGAAGATGGTTCCAGCGGTGGTTCTCGAAGTAGAACCCGCGTCGCGTGGCTGCATCCCACGGTCGGCCGACCTAGACGGCGATTCCCATGCTGCGCTACGGCTTCGAGCATCCGGCTGAAGAGAAGGTCCGCGCTGGGTTCGTCGGGTGCGGCGGGCACTCCTTCCGCAACGTCTACCCGTGCCTTCGGTACGCTCCCGTCGATCTCGTCGCCGTGTGCGATCTGGATGAAGCCCGCGCGAACGCCTATGCCCGCGAGTTCGGTGCGGCGCGCGCCTATACCGACGTCGATCTCATGCTCGCCCACGAAGAGCTCGACGCCGTGTTCGTCGTGACGAACTACGACGCAGATGGGCTTCCTCGGTTCCCCGCCATCGCGATCCCGGCGATGCAGGCTGGGGCTCACGTGTGGATCGAGAAGCCGCCAGCCGGCACGTCTGCCGACATCGAGGCGATGATCCGAGTGTCCCAAGAGACGGGGAAGTTCGTGCAGGTCGGCTACAAGAAGATGTTCACGCCGGCGAACTCCAAGCTGCGCGAGATATCCCGGAGCGAATCCTTTGGAGCCATCACGTCCATCGCCGCCCGGTATCCCCAGGGTCTGCCCGACATGGATCGACGTACCGACTCGAAGGCGATGGTCGGGTTCCTGGATCATATCCACCACCCCGGATCGGTACTCCAGTTGCTCGCCGGGCCGGCGCGCACGCTCTACTACGAGCGAGCGCGGAACGGCGCAACCGTCGCGACGCTGACGTTCGGCGATGGGATCGTTGGGAACTTGCACCTGACGGCAGGTCAGTCGGGCACGAGCCCACTCGAGCGGACGGAGATCATCGGCGAAGGAGCGAACGCCGTCGTCGAGAACGGCGTCCGGCTCACGTACTACCGTCGGGGCGGCAGGGGACCCGGTGGCTACGGGAGATCACCGGACTTCATCGGCGACGAGGCGAGCGCTCCGCTCGTATGGGAGCCCGAGTTCTCGCTGGGGCAGCTCTACAACAAGGGGCTGTTCTTGATGGGCTACGCGCCGGAGATCACCGCGTTCGTCGAGTCGGCGCGGCACAACCGCCCGCCTGAGAAGGCGAACCTGGCGGACGCACTTGCGATCACTCGGCTGTACGAAGCCTATCGATACCATCCGGCGGGGGAAGTCATTCCCGTCAATCCCCGAACCGAAGGGGCATGATCCATGGATCGAGTACGCGCCGCCGTGGTCGGTGGCGGAAGTCTCGCGAACGCCGTCCACTACCCATCGTTGTCCGAGATGGAGGACGTCGAGATCGTCGCCATCGCGGAACTCAACCCGGCGCGTCTGAACGCGACGGCGGATAAGTACGGC
It contains:
- a CDS encoding helix-turn-helix domain-containing protein — protein: MQDTYTAVEAARAVNVSEATIRNYIRAGKLSAEKDGTSWSITREQLEAAFGYVMELDEQEAERPATGGLPVQSDAIVKLVEAATQPVGEAIDLLRAQLAVKDQRIAELEAHIERLQGQVSQLATQVAESASSQNAAWQEFIRQHTEQLATLATARMNTRDETPRRRWFQRWFSK
- a CDS encoding Gfo/Idh/MocA family oxidoreductase, with the translated sequence MLRYGFEHPAEEKVRAGFVGCGGHSFRNVYPCLRYAPVDLVAVCDLDEARANAYAREFGAARAYTDVDLMLAHEELDAVFVVTNYDADGLPRFPAIAIPAMQAGAHVWIEKPPAGTSADIEAMIRVSQETGKFVQVGYKKMFTPANSKLREISRSESFGAITSIAARYPQGLPDMDRRTDSKAMVGFLDHIHHPGSVLQLLAGPARTLYYERARNGATVATLTFGDGIVGNLHLTAGQSGTSPLERTEIIGEGANAVVENGVRLTYYRRGGRGPGGYGRSPDFIGDEASAPLVWEPEFSLGQLYNKGLFLMGYAPEITAFVESARHNRPPEKANLADALAITRLYEAYRYHPAGEVIPVNPRTEGA